The Topomyia yanbarensis strain Yona2022 chromosome 3, ASM3024719v1, whole genome shotgun sequence nucleotide sequence AATCattttcatgattctctccgcatCTTCCACACCATGCAttatttctacaatgggtaGCTGTAGGgtccaattgtttgcaacgatGACAGTTCATGAACCCCCGTAAAAGAGTAGGTAGACGAACCCAGTTCAAAAtatcaaagtttggaagagcagattcaGTGAAAGGCTAATGGAAAGAAagttgttttcttatactcctcgatttttgctCAACGTAATTGCATGCAATCCAGAATTTCCACTGACTGACGCAAAGGGTTCATGAAGGACCTATATTTCAGCGTATCTTCGCAATAAAGGCCCATGCCAAAGACTAccccatcaatctctacttcccgggcgggtacgtaaATAAGGTACTTCTTCACAAAAACCGCATAGCGAGCAAGCTTATTTATCTGTTTAACAATGCTCACAGATAACCTACATTTATCTGATCTGACCATGGCGCTATCGGTCACGGCAAAGTATTGTCTAGTTACCtagaaaaaagtattttgtaattttaagtttattttcatgcacatatttggagcatgaatataaatgtaaagtTAAGTTTCACCACTCACggcttgtcgtgctttcttcaacgaatttcattataattttacacgtggattgaaaattacagtttcatcaaacggaaaaccaatgtaccaatgtatttttattcgaatatggttgtaaaatgaatgacatgtaatattacacgaattgaaatgtaaaattgtatgctttttgacgctccaattgagtgcattgattttaatgtaattttcaatcaattttttgattcaagctttgtatgtttacattcctattgatttacatgtcgtttgaaTTTCATTATTATTTGGTGTGTAGATCATGCGTATATTGATAATGTTAAACAACTTATCTTTGGTATGGAAGTAGACCATTCAACGGTGGGCTGTATTATACGGATATAATATCTACCGAAAAGGAGACTTGGCATTATTGACATACATTGAGCCTGATGGGATATCCGTCGTCGAACATACGTTCCCATTAGCCAACattatcatgcgggcttcactACTCGCGAAAAGAGGGTTCTCTCGGAGGGAACAGGAAATTAATGCAACAAAACTTAATAGAAGGGTTGGTTACTTAGCTGGGAAAtatttgtagtatcagtaatcaacaaacacaaAGGGTGTTTCCAGATAGCCACTAGATATTATTcagaaatttttgattttttcttacACACGCGATGGCTGAAGTTTCGTCACTCGGGGTAGAAATCACTCCGAGGACAAGAGCCCGAACCAGATTTCGGTCGAGATCGAACACGGTTGTGACGATTTAATTCGAACAAATGCATTGCGAGTGATTTTATGTGTTTGTAATGCAAGCGTGTATATTGCGAAAATATGACACATTTCTAGTAATACATTGACCCTCTCCCTATGCTTATCCTACTACCTACTCGAACTAAAAGTGTTACGCTGGCCCCGAACAAAAATGTGCACAGCAAATAATATTGTCTCACATATTCCTACATATCTTCCGACCAGATTTGAAACCAGCGATGGCACATCTCGGCAGGAGCAGGCTGAACTTCGCAATGCGGGAACCGACACTGCATCGATAGTGGTTCGAGGATCGTACTCATATGTAGGACTAGATGGAACCCAGTACGTGATCAACTACGTGGCGGACGAGAATGGTTTTCAACCGGAGGGCGCCCATATACCTAAGTAAGCTAAGTACCCAGATGCTACGTTTTTAGTCAATGCATTATATGCTAAGTTGAAAATAGTGACTGATGTTGAATTTAGTTTTAGTGGAACATACAAAAAAATCGCCTCTGTTGAACacgaaataaaacttttgtgAATGTCTTAGTATATAAACCCTTTCATtacttttccagttttcaataaaaaatcagttttgtaatttttttccatttagtATTGATTACAATAGAATGCTATTACTGTCTCCAGAcgctggacagagttgccagtcttctaggcttgtcagaaaaaaa carries:
- the LOC131691065 gene encoding flexible cuticle protein 12-like, coding for MKSVLIVCFVLLVAAFASPLDDSKSAQILKYDSENIGIDGYRFEFETSDGTSRQEQAELRNAGTDTASIVVRGSYSYVGLDGTQYVINYVADENGFQPEGAHIPK